One Mercurialis annua linkage group LG3, ddMerAnnu1.2, whole genome shotgun sequence DNA window includes the following coding sequences:
- the LOC126671943 gene encoding rust resistance kinase Lr10-like isoform X2, protein MFKRKSRHVELDKQIRQETLTSVAGWRTKKYGTAELFLALTLYLAYYGIFVIELILGAKIVFGAPCIFIFLIYKWRRRHLSVFDCVEEFLRSQNNLMPVRYSYSKLRKMTNGFKEKLGEGGYGSVYKGKLQSGNLVAVKILGKSNANGQEFINEVATIGRISHVNIVRLIGFCADGSKRALVYDFMPNGSLEKHTLSQENHTSLSWHRMFEISLGVARGIEYLHRGCDMQILHFDIKPHNILLDENFTPKVSDFGLAKLYPTNDMVVSMTAARGTIGYIAPELFYKNIGGVSYKADVYSFGMLLMEMTGNRKNKIITGNSSKSYFPFCVYDQVLDGKAIEIEDVTADEKKIIKKMVMIALWCIQFNPVDRPSMTEVVKMLEGESESIQLPPRLFLYPEETLVKDNTTWSLSGSTKSTSLVGNEI, encoded by the exons ATGTTTAAGCGAAAGAGTAG GCATGTGGAACTCGACAAACAAATCAGACAAGAAACTTTGACTTCTGTTGCAGGGTGGCGGACCAAAAAATATG GCACCGCGGAGCTTTTTCTAGCACTTACTCTCT ATTTGGCTTATTATGGAATCTTTGTGATTG AATTAATTTTAGGTGCAAAAATTGTCTTTGGGGCTCCATGTATCTTCATATTTCTTATTtacaaatggagaagaagacaTCTATCAGTGTTCGACTGTGTTGAAGAGTTTCTGCGAAGTCAAAACAATCTCATGCCAGTAAGGTACTCCTATTCAAAACTTAGGAAGATGACGAATGGTTTCAAAGAAAAATTGGGTGAAGGAGGCTATGGTTCTGTGTACAAAGGAAAGCTTCAGAGTGGCAACCTTGTTGCAGTCAAGATATTGGGTAAATCTAATGCAAACGGACAAGAGTTCATCAATGAAGTTGCTACTATAGGAAGGATTTCTCATGTTAATATTGTCCGGCTCATTGGGTTTTGTGCCGATGGTTCTAAACGAGCTCTAGTGTATGATTTCATGCCTAATGGCTCCCTTGAAAAACACACTCTTTCTCAAGAAAACCATACCTCTTTGAGCTGGCACAGAATGTTTGAGATTTCTCTTGGAGTGGCTCGCGGTATTGAATACTTGCATCGAGGCTGCGATATGCAAATCCTCCATTTTGATATTAAACCTCACAACATACTTCTTGATGAGAATTTCACTCCAAAAGTTTCAGATTTTGGACTCGCTAAACTGTATCCAACTAACGACATGGTGGTGTCTATGACAGCAGCAAGAGGGACAATTGGATATATAGCACCGGAGTTGTTCTACAAAAATATTGGAGGCGTTTCTTATAAAGCTGATGTTTATAGTTTTGGAATGCTGCTAATGGAGATGACGGGTAACAGGAAGAACAAAATCATTACAGGAAATTCAAGCAAAAGTTATTTCCCTTTTTGTGTTTATGACCAAGTTCTTGACGGAAAGGCAATTGAGATTGAAGATGTCACAGCagatgaaaagaaaataataaagaaGATGGTTATGATAGCATTGTGGTGTATACAATTTAATCCCGTGGACCGTCCTTCAATGACGGAAGTAGTGAAGATGCTTGAAGGAGAATCAGAAAGCATACAACTTCCTCCAAGGCTTTTCTTATATCCTGAAGAAACATTAGTCAAAGATAATACAACTTGGTCATTGTCTGGATCAACCAAGTCAACAAGTTTGGTTGGTAATGAAATATAG
- the LOC126671943 gene encoding rust resistance kinase Lr10-like isoform X1 — MVKFLSLAYAPSSSPSMFWKKLIFAGNCAFAIVLLFQVPCNAQKNHNCESPSSCGDLVSIAYPFRLKGDPSNCGDPNYELTCENSRAFANLYSGKYYVKSINYSNSTIRLADVGVQDQNCSTLPLYPLNYYNFSFGDQNWVSYIKNDLIMFLSCKSRIISELYIDASPCLDGNSHQYALVGNKKASDVVDGCSVNLIVMARTTPQTISSNVSFIDVHNDLLSGFDLSWSRIYCEECKGQGYCIFDGTTDVIKCSSACSLGHISSFGCTAELFLALTLYLAYYGIFVIELILGAKIVFGAPCIFIFLIYKWRRRHLSVFDCVEEFLRSQNNLMPVRYSYSKLRKMTNGFKEKLGEGGYGSVYKGKLQSGNLVAVKILGKSNANGQEFINEVATIGRISHVNIVRLIGFCADGSKRALVYDFMPNGSLEKHTLSQENHTSLSWHRMFEISLGVARGIEYLHRGCDMQILHFDIKPHNILLDENFTPKVSDFGLAKLYPTNDMVVSMTAARGTIGYIAPELFYKNIGGVSYKADVYSFGMLLMEMTGNRKNKIITGNSSKSYFPFCVYDQVLDGKAIEIEDVTADEKKIIKKMVMIALWCIQFNPVDRPSMTEVVKMLEGESESIQLPPRLFLYPEETLVKDNTTWSLSGSTKSTSLVGNEI, encoded by the exons ATGGTGAAATTCCTTTCACTCGCATACGCTCCCTCTTCTTCCCCATCCATGTTTTGGAAAAAACTTATATTTGCAGGCAATTGTGCCTTTGCCATAGTTCTTCTATTCCAAGTTCCTTGTAACGCCCAAAAGAATCATAACTGTGAAAGTCCTTCTTCTTGCGGCGATCTTGTTAGCATTGCCTACCCTTTCCGACTAAAAGGTGATCCATCAAATTGTGGTGATCCTAACTATGAACTAACTTGTGAAAACAGTCGAGCATTCGCGAACTTGTACTCGGGAAAGTACTATGTGAAGTCCATCAATTACAGTAATTCAACAATACGACTCGCTGATGTTGGCGTGCAAGACCAAAATTGTTCCACACTTCCTCTATACCCTTTAAACTATTACAACTTCAGTTTTGGCGATCAAAATTGGGTATCATATATCAAAAATGATCTTATAATGTTCCTGAGTTGCAAATCTAGAATTATTTCGGAACTCTATATCGATGCTTCACCTTGTCTTGATGGAAACAGTCACCAATATGCTCTAGTTGGCAATAAGAAGGCTTCAGATGTGGTAGATGGGTGTTCCGTAAATTTAATTGTAATGGCTAGGACAACTCCACAAACTATTTCCAGTAACGTTTCGTTTATTGATGTCCATAATGATCTGCTATCTGGTTTTGATCTTTCATGGTCTAGAATTTACTGTGAAGAATGCAAGGGCCAAGGATATTGCATATTTGATGGAACCACTGATGTCATCAAATGCTCTAGTGCCTGCAGTTTGGGCCATATATCATCTTTCGGTT GCACCGCGGAGCTTTTTCTAGCACTTACTCTCT ATTTGGCTTATTATGGAATCTTTGTGATTG AATTAATTTTAGGTGCAAAAATTGTCTTTGGGGCTCCATGTATCTTCATATTTCTTATTtacaaatggagaagaagacaTCTATCAGTGTTCGACTGTGTTGAAGAGTTTCTGCGAAGTCAAAACAATCTCATGCCAGTAAGGTACTCCTATTCAAAACTTAGGAAGATGACGAATGGTTTCAAAGAAAAATTGGGTGAAGGAGGCTATGGTTCTGTGTACAAAGGAAAGCTTCAGAGTGGCAACCTTGTTGCAGTCAAGATATTGGGTAAATCTAATGCAAACGGACAAGAGTTCATCAATGAAGTTGCTACTATAGGAAGGATTTCTCATGTTAATATTGTCCGGCTCATTGGGTTTTGTGCCGATGGTTCTAAACGAGCTCTAGTGTATGATTTCATGCCTAATGGCTCCCTTGAAAAACACACTCTTTCTCAAGAAAACCATACCTCTTTGAGCTGGCACAGAATGTTTGAGATTTCTCTTGGAGTGGCTCGCGGTATTGAATACTTGCATCGAGGCTGCGATATGCAAATCCTCCATTTTGATATTAAACCTCACAACATACTTCTTGATGAGAATTTCACTCCAAAAGTTTCAGATTTTGGACTCGCTAAACTGTATCCAACTAACGACATGGTGGTGTCTATGACAGCAGCAAGAGGGACAATTGGATATATAGCACCGGAGTTGTTCTACAAAAATATTGGAGGCGTTTCTTATAAAGCTGATGTTTATAGTTTTGGAATGCTGCTAATGGAGATGACGGGTAACAGGAAGAACAAAATCATTACAGGAAATTCAAGCAAAAGTTATTTCCCTTTTTGTGTTTATGACCAAGTTCTTGACGGAAAGGCAATTGAGATTGAAGATGTCACAGCagatgaaaagaaaataataaagaaGATGGTTATGATAGCATTGTGGTGTATACAATTTAATCCCGTGGACCGTCCTTCAATGACGGAAGTAGTGAAGATGCTTGAAGGAGAATCAGAAAGCATACAACTTCCTCCAAGGCTTTTCTTATATCCTGAAGAAACATTAGTCAAAGATAATACAACTTGGTCATTGTCTGGATCAACCAAGTCAACAAGTTTGGTTGGTAATGAAATATAG
- the LOC126671950 gene encoding rust resistance kinase Lr10-like: MIIIYIIFCLILPIAAEETECPETSCGKDGPIIRFPFRLKDRQPSYCGYPGFDLSCSDDKQTVIELPISVKMYVKDIDYGSQMISVSNPNTCQPRNLKNLDLYASSFHFYINPRTSYSFFNCTSRIVDLGSDGYEIPCLANPEYQVYVVYSSSGIGFMPFSSCSKIFEILSFPFYFNFSDDNLLLSWSAPQCAPCEEKNKKCGIKSNSELQTVCYGNLRASRGAMKTPLITGLVLASLLLVAAVLVLCDKYKKDKEGKENQVKIEKFLEDYRALKPTRYTYADIKRITNDFKEKLGEGGYGTVFKGRLSHEIYVAVKILNNSKGNGEEFINEVRTMGLIHHVNVVRLVGYCADGFRRALVYEFLPNESLEKFIFSSNRNKHNLGWETLLNIAISVAKGIGYLHQGCEQRILHFDIKPSNVLLDDNFNPKISDFGLAKLCSKDQSAISMATARGTMGYIAPEVFSRNFGNVSYKSDVYSFGMLLLEMVGGRKTMDVTVEKTGLLYYPEWIYNHLEKGAELIICLGEKEEEECNAEIAKRLAIVGVWCIQWHPVNRPSMKTVVQMLEGHDDLTVPPNPFSSTKSYRIQHVKPLDLELAVISEI, encoded by the exons ATGATCATCATATACATAATCTTTTGCCTCATTCTGCCGATTGCTGCAGAAGAAACAGAATGTCCTGAAACGAGTTGCGGTAAAGACGGACCGATCATCAGATTTCCCTTTCGGCTTAAAGATAGGCAGCCAAGCTACTGTGGCTATCCTGGATTTGATCTGTCTTGTTCGGATGATAAACAGACGGTTATAGAGCTGCCGATTTCAGTGAAAATGTATGTCAAGGATATTGATTACGGATCCCAGATGATTTCTGTCTCCAACCCGAATACTTGTCAGCCAAGAAACCTCAAAAACCTTGACCTGTATGCCTCTTCTTTCCATTTCTATATAAATCCCAGAACTTCTTACAGTTTCTTCAATTGTACATCAAGAATTGTTGATTTGGGATCCGACGGTTATGAAATTCCTTGCCTTGCAAATCCTGAATATCAGGTCTATGTGGTTTATTCCTCGAGTGGTATAGGTTTCATGCCATTCTCATCTTGCTCcaagatttttgaaattttatcatttccattttactttaatttctctGATGATAATCTTCTCTTGAGTTGGTCAGCACCACAGTGTGCTCCCTGTGaagaaaaaaacaagaaatgTGGAATCAAGAGTAACAGTGAACTCCAAACAGTATGTTACGGAAATCTCAGAGCAAGCAGAG GTGCAATGAAAACGCCATTGATTACTGGCCTAGTCCTGGCTTCGCTGCTTCTAGTGGCAGCGGTTCTTGTGCTGTGCGATAAATACAAGAAAGACAAAGAAGGTAAAGAAAATCAAGTCAAGATTGAAAAGTTTCTGGAGGATTACAGGGCACTTAAGCCTACAAGATATACTTATGCAGATATCAAGAGGATTACGAATGATTTCAAGGAAAAATTGGGCGAAGGAGGTTACGGAACAGTATTCAAAGGAAGGCTTTCACATGAAATTTATGTTGCTGTTAAAATCCTCAACAATTCTAAAGGTAATGGAGAAGAGTTCATCAATGAAGTAAGAACCATGGGTCTAATTCATCATGTCAATGTAGTTCGTTTAGTCGGATATTGTGCCGATGGATTCAGAAGAGCTCTAGTATACGAGTTTCTACCAAATGAGTCACTAGAAAAGTTCATATTTTCATCAAATAGAAACAAACATAATCTTGGTTGGGAGACACTCCTAAACATTGCTATAAGTGTGGCGAAAGGGATCGGGTATCTTCACCAAGGATGCGAACAACGAATCCTCCATTTCGATATAAAACCTAGCAATGTTCTACTTGATGACAATttcaatccaaaaatttcagatTTTGGATTGGCGAAATTGTGTTCTAAGGATCAAAGTGCAATATCTATGGCTACAGCTAGAGGGACTATGGGTTACATTGCACCTGAAGTGTTCTCCAGGAACTTTGGAAATGTATCCTACAAGTCAGATGTTTATAGTTTTGGAATGTTGCTATTAGAAATGGTTGGAGGAAGGAAAACCATGGATGTTACAGTAGAGAAGACAGGCCTATTATATTATCCTGAATGGATATATAATCATTTGGAAAAAGGGGCTGAACTAATAATCTGCTTAggggaaaaagaagaagaagaatgtaATGCTGAAATAGCAAAGCGACTTGCAATTGTCGGAGTTTGGTGCATTCAGTGGCATCCAGTAAATAGACCTTCAATGAAAACTGTTGTTCAAATGTTGGAAGGACATGATGATTTAACAGTTCCTCCTAATCCCTTCTCGTCTACAAAGTCGTATAGAATTCAGCATGTGAAGCCATTAGACCTAGAACTAGCTGTTATTTCTGAAATATGA